From Pandoraea norimbergensis, the proteins below share one genomic window:
- a CDS encoding homocysteine S-methyltransferase family protein, with amino-acid sequence MTTVSPSTANAGAGTTPAATVQPPTLRYTRGQALPALLESRILILDGAMGTMIQRYKLDEAQYRGERFADFAHDVKGNNELLSLTRPDVISEIHRKYLAAGADILETNTFGATTVAQSDYHMEHLADEMNRESARLAREACDAYSTPDKPRFAAGAIGPTPKTASISPDVNDPGARNVDFDQLRDTYYAQAKSLMEGGVDLFLVETIFDTLNAKAALFAIDELFEDTGEVLPIMISGTVTDASGRILSGQTVEAFWNSLRHARPLTFGLNCALGATLMRPYIAELAKLCNTYVSVYPNAGLPNPMSDTGFDETPDVTSGLLKEFAQAGLVNLAGGCCGTTPEHIAEIAKALADVKPRRWPAQYRNDEDDAA; translated from the coding sequence ATGACCACCGTTTCCCCCTCCACCGCCAACGCTGGCGCTGGCACCACGCCGGCCGCCACCGTACAGCCGCCGACGCTTCGCTACACCCGTGGGCAAGCACTGCCGGCGTTGCTCGAATCGCGCATCCTGATTCTGGACGGCGCGATGGGGACGATGATCCAGCGCTATAAGTTGGACGAGGCACAGTATCGCGGCGAGCGCTTTGCCGACTTCGCGCACGACGTGAAGGGCAACAACGAGTTGCTCTCGCTCACGCGCCCCGATGTGATCAGCGAAATTCACCGCAAGTACCTCGCTGCCGGCGCCGACATCCTCGAGACGAACACCTTCGGGGCGACGACGGTCGCGCAGAGCGACTATCACATGGAGCATCTGGCCGACGAGATGAACCGCGAGTCGGCACGTCTGGCGCGTGAAGCCTGCGATGCCTACAGCACGCCGGACAAGCCGCGCTTTGCCGCCGGGGCCATTGGCCCGACGCCCAAGACCGCGAGCATCAGCCCCGACGTGAACGACCCGGGCGCACGCAACGTCGACTTCGACCAGTTGCGCGACACCTATTACGCGCAGGCCAAATCGCTGATGGAAGGCGGCGTCGACCTGTTCCTCGTGGAAACGATTTTCGACACGCTCAACGCCAAGGCCGCACTCTTCGCCATCGACGAGCTGTTCGAAGACACCGGCGAAGTGCTGCCGATCATGATCTCGGGCACCGTCACCGATGCCTCCGGCCGCATTTTGTCGGGCCAGACCGTCGAAGCGTTCTGGAACTCGCTGCGCCACGCCCGCCCGCTCACGTTCGGCCTGAACTGTGCGCTGGGCGCCACGCTCATGCGTCCGTACATCGCTGAGCTGGCCAAGCTGTGCAACACCTACGTGTCGGTGTATCCGAACGCGGGGTTGCCCAACCCGATGAGCGACACCGGCTTCGACGAGACGCCGGACGTGACCTCGGGCCTGTTGAAAGAATTCGCGCAGGCCGGCCTCGTGAATCTGGCCGGTGGCTGCTGCGGCACCACGCCCGAACACATCGCCGAGATCGCCAAGGCACTCGCCGACGTCAAGCCGCGCCGCTGGCCGGCACAGTACCGCAATGATGAGGATGATGCAGCATGA
- a CDS encoding rhodanese-like domain-containing protein, which yields MEFLLPSAANKFLQANANALFVDCRSEMEYLFVGHPAGAIHVAWNDGPDWEINPHFVQSVRKLAGAGGDRPVVLICRSGNRSSAAGEALEAAGFLNVYGVLHGFEGDLNATHHRNAVNGWRFDGLAWEQC from the coding sequence ATGGAATTCCTGCTCCCGAGTGCTGCCAACAAGTTTCTGCAAGCCAACGCCAATGCGCTGTTCGTCGACTGCCGCAGCGAGATGGAGTACCTGTTCGTCGGGCATCCGGCGGGGGCCATTCACGTGGCCTGGAACGACGGCCCGGACTGGGAGATCAACCCGCACTTCGTGCAAAGCGTGCGCAAGCTGGCAGGCGCCGGCGGTGACCGGCCCGTCGTGCTGATCTGCCGCAGCGGCAACCGGAGTTCGGCCGCGGGCGAGGCGCTCGAAGCGGCAGGCTTCCTGAATGTCTACGGGGTGCTGCACGGCTTTGAAGGCGATTTGAACGCCACCCACCACCGCAATGCCGTGAACGGCTGGCGCTTCGACGGGCTGGCGTGGGAGCAGTGCTGA
- a CDS encoding BTH_I0359 family protein translates to MLMIYNSPNYYVVEFSADNGSHSLSAGGYEIVDKTAGREIFLDGSLARQFREEVQKLIASEPSEDEVDEFLGQFDTFMTNPVVLH, encoded by the coding sequence ATGCTCATGATTTACAACAGCCCGAATTACTATGTCGTCGAGTTTTCAGCCGATAACGGCAGTCACTCGCTGTCTGCGGGTGGGTATGAAATCGTGGACAAAACCGCTGGCCGTGAAATTTTTCTCGACGGCTCGCTTGCCCGGCAATTCCGTGAAGAAGTGCAGAAGTTGATCGCCAGCGAACCTTCCGAGGACGAAGTCGATGAATTCCTCGGTCAGTTCGACACCTTCATGACGAACCCGGTCGTGCTCCACTGA
- the pcaD gene encoding 3-oxoadipate enol-lactonase: MKVSANGVSLHYAVDGHGPWLTLAHPLGADLTVWDDLVPTLAAHFRVLRYDSRGHGQSDAPHGPYTIGQLAADAAALLNSLEIPSTHFVGISMGGAVAQQLALDAPERIDSLTLIDTTSGYDKADAALFRERALKARDGGMKALAEGTMERWLGKRFRKHEPEVTERIRHLVAHTNPEGFAASCEALAAFDVRARLSEIALPTLVIVGENDPSTPPAVARRIAEGIAGAQLEIVPDAAHLSIVEQKQLVTNAVATFLQGAASNV, encoded by the coding sequence ATGAAAGTAAGTGCTAACGGCGTATCGCTTCATTACGCGGTGGACGGCCACGGACCGTGGCTGACACTGGCGCATCCGTTGGGGGCGGACCTCACGGTCTGGGACGACCTCGTGCCGACCCTCGCCGCGCACTTCCGGGTCCTGCGCTACGACAGCCGCGGCCACGGCCAGAGCGACGCGCCGCATGGCCCCTACACCATCGGGCAGTTGGCCGCCGACGCGGCCGCCCTGCTCAATTCGCTGGAAATCCCGAGTACGCATTTCGTAGGCATCTCGATGGGCGGTGCCGTCGCGCAGCAGCTCGCGCTCGACGCGCCCGAGCGCATCGACAGCCTCACGCTAATCGACACGACGTCGGGCTACGACAAAGCCGACGCAGCGCTCTTTCGGGAGCGCGCGCTCAAGGCCCGCGACGGCGGCATGAAAGCACTGGCCGAAGGCACCATGGAGCGCTGGCTCGGCAAACGCTTTCGCAAGCACGAACCGGAAGTGACCGAACGCATCCGCCATCTGGTCGCGCATACCAACCCGGAGGGCTTTGCCGCCTCGTGCGAGGCCCTCGCCGCGTTCGACGTGCGGGCACGCTTGTCCGAAATCGCCCTGCCGACCTTGGTCATCGTCGGCGAGAACGACCCGAGTACGCCACCCGCCGTGGCCCGCCGGATCGCCGAAGGCATTGCGGGGGCGCAGTTGGAGATCGTGCCCGACGCCGCCCACCTATCGATCGTGGAGCAGAAACAGTTGGTAACTAATGCGGTTGCAACGTTTTTGCAGGGGGCCGCATCTAACGTTTGA
- a CDS encoding DUF3108 domain-containing protein: MSLPANRPPRQAAPDAPADAATRAPAGPTPPARPRRRWLLWVSVVLAVFAVHVLIALWVAVHRTTLDDTPIPSIPITLIPLKPVAPPAPPAPPEPKPAPKPRPKPSAPPARPDTLAAPETTDAPGPQAASTTEAGEGNTPGGPASGASVPQPPGPALTAAAANGDKFDPPPSVTLTYDALMNGVRNQTGELHWVNNNGHYQLRVAVPIIFFGTFEFISEGGYDANGIAPSRYVEKRGRRAEYTTDFHRDGTPTLSFSRSGQSVPLAPGAQDRFSVMMQLAAYARGNPERYTQVGVTHEFTVVDTDSSEVWPVQYVGSETLQTPQGYLETRHFTRLPRRDGDGRRVDIWLAPSLDWLPVRVKQVEPSGNEFELIFTQKTQP, from the coding sequence GTGTCATTGCCAGCCAACCGCCCGCCTCGCCAAGCTGCGCCCGATGCCCCTGCCGACGCCGCCACCCGGGCGCCAGCCGGTCCGACGCCGCCTGCGCGGCCCCGCAGGCGCTGGCTGCTGTGGGTCTCGGTGGTGCTGGCGGTGTTTGCCGTGCACGTGCTCATCGCGCTCTGGGTGGCCGTGCATCGCACGACACTCGACGACACGCCGATTCCGAGCATTCCGATTACGCTGATTCCGCTCAAGCCCGTAGCGCCGCCCGCACCGCCTGCGCCGCCCGAGCCGAAACCGGCCCCCAAACCGCGCCCGAAACCCAGCGCGCCGCCCGCACGCCCCGACACGCTCGCCGCTCCGGAAACGACAGACGCCCCGGGGCCGCAGGCCGCTTCCACCACGGAAGCCGGCGAAGGCAACACGCCCGGCGGCCCGGCCAGCGGCGCCAGCGTCCCGCAGCCACCCGGCCCGGCACTGACGGCCGCCGCCGCCAACGGCGACAAGTTCGACCCGCCGCCCTCGGTCACGCTCACGTACGACGCCCTCATGAACGGCGTGCGCAACCAAACCGGCGAGCTGCACTGGGTCAACAACAACGGCCACTATCAGTTGCGCGTCGCGGTGCCGATCATCTTCTTCGGCACGTTTGAATTCATCAGCGAAGGCGGCTACGACGCCAACGGCATCGCCCCATCTCGTTATGTGGAAAAACGCGGACGCCGCGCCGAATACACCACCGATTTCCACCGCGACGGCACGCCAACGCTGTCGTTCTCGCGCTCGGGCCAGTCGGTGCCGCTCGCCCCCGGCGCGCAGGATCGCTTCAGCGTGATGATGCAGTTAGCCGCCTACGCGCGCGGCAACCCGGAGCGCTACACGCAAGTCGGCGTCACGCACGAGTTCACGGTCGTCGATACCGACAGCAGCGAGGTGTGGCCAGTGCAGTACGTCGGCAGCGAGACGCTGCAAACGCCGCAGGGGTATCTCGAAACCCGCCACTTCACGCGTCTGCCGCGCCGCGACGGCGACGGGCGGCGCGTCGACATCTGGCTCGCCCCGTCGCTCGACTGGCTGCCCGTGCGGGTGAAGCAGGTCGAGCCCTCGGGCAACGAGTTCGAACTGATCTTCACGCAGAAGACGCAGCCCTGA
- a CDS encoding IclR family transcriptional regulator yields the protein MKTKTADTRSAKSTDLADDVDHVDQADRADDASAAPEEEKARSGIQSIEVGFRLIEVLTEASNAMMLRDLAHAADMNPAKAHRYLVSFQRLGLIVQDPVSGRYDLGPFSLRMGLAHLARIDAFKAARFALGELRDAIDQTVGIAVWGNSGPTVVHWLDSTFPMRVPLRLGDVMPMLESAAGRLFAAYLPARQTAPLIDTALATLQHASRHHLPATRAEYDAVLDDVRAHRAARVEGTVLPSVNAFCMPVFDATGQLVMGLMALGPESRFDASWGGPIDTALRTLAQQLSADLGQAHAPRHPAGT from the coding sequence ATGAAAACCAAGACTGCGGACACCCGTAGCGCCAAAAGCACTGACCTTGCCGACGACGTCGATCACGTCGATCAAGCCGATCGCGCCGACGATGCGAGCGCCGCCCCCGAAGAGGAGAAGGCGCGCTCGGGCATTCAATCGATCGAAGTGGGCTTTCGCCTCATCGAGGTACTGACCGAAGCCTCGAACGCGATGATGCTGCGCGATCTCGCTCACGCGGCCGACATGAATCCGGCCAAGGCACATCGCTATCTCGTGAGCTTCCAGCGGCTCGGCCTCATCGTGCAAGACCCCGTGAGCGGACGCTACGACCTCGGCCCGTTCTCGCTGCGCATGGGGCTTGCGCATCTGGCCCGCATCGACGCCTTCAAGGCGGCGCGCTTTGCGCTGGGCGAATTGCGCGACGCCATCGACCAGACGGTGGGCATCGCCGTCTGGGGAAACTCCGGACCCACCGTCGTCCATTGGCTCGATTCGACTTTCCCGATGCGCGTACCGCTGCGCTTGGGCGATGTAATGCCGATGCTCGAATCGGCCGCGGGGCGCCTCTTCGCCGCCTATCTGCCCGCCCGTCAGACGGCACCGCTCATCGATACCGCACTGGCCACCCTGCAACACGCGTCGCGCCATCATCTGCCTGCCACACGCGCTGAGTACGATGCCGTGCTCGATGACGTGCGCGCCCACCGGGCCGCCCGCGTGGAGGGCACGGTGCTGCCGTCGGTGAACGCCTTCTGCATGCCCGTGTTCGACGCAACAGGACAGTTGGTGATGGGCCTCATGGCGCTGGGCCCCGAAAGCCGCTTCGACGCGAGTTGGGGCGGTCCGATCGACACGGCCCTGCGCACGCTGGCGCAACAACTGTCGGCCGATCTCGGACAGGCGCACGCGCCCCGGCATCCGGCCGGGACATGA
- a CDS encoding fumarylacetoacetate hydrolase family protein, which translates to MKLATRKDGTRDGQLIVVSRDLSSACIADAVAPTLQRVLDDWTFYAPQLQALYDALNHHRARNTFAFDPADCMAPLPRAYQWADGSAYVNHVELVRKARGADMPPEFWTDPLMYQGGSDDFIGPTQDIVCASEDFGIDFEAEVAVITSDVPMGASPARALEGVRLLMLVNDVSLRNLIPAELAKGFGFFQSKPATAFSPVAITPDELGDAWRGGRVHRPLTVKWNDKKYGAPECGEDMVFDFGQLVAHVCKTRNARAGTIVGSGTISNKDRSRGSACIAEKRMLETIEKGAPETQFMRYGDRVRIEMFDAQGKSIFGAIDQAVAPLDE; encoded by the coding sequence ATGAAACTCGCTACCCGTAAGGACGGCACGCGCGACGGTCAACTGATCGTCGTGTCGCGCGATCTGTCGAGCGCTTGCATTGCCGACGCTGTGGCCCCCACGCTGCAACGCGTGCTCGACGACTGGACTTTCTACGCGCCGCAACTGCAAGCGCTGTACGACGCGCTCAATCACCACCGGGCCCGCAACACCTTCGCGTTCGACCCGGCCGACTGCATGGCGCCGCTGCCGCGCGCCTATCAGTGGGCGGACGGTTCGGCCTATGTGAACCACGTCGAACTGGTGCGCAAGGCGCGCGGTGCCGACATGCCCCCCGAGTTCTGGACCGACCCGCTCATGTATCAGGGCGGCAGCGACGACTTCATCGGGCCGACGCAAGACATCGTGTGTGCGTCGGAAGACTTCGGCATCGACTTCGAGGCCGAAGTTGCCGTGATCACGTCCGACGTGCCGATGGGCGCTAGCCCGGCGCGCGCGCTCGAAGGCGTGCGCCTGCTGATGCTGGTCAACGACGTGAGCCTGCGTAACCTCATTCCGGCCGAGCTGGCCAAGGGTTTCGGCTTCTTCCAGAGCAAGCCGGCCACGGCGTTCTCGCCGGTCGCCATCACGCCCGACGAACTGGGCGACGCGTGGCGCGGCGGGCGGGTTCATCGTCCGTTGACGGTGAAGTGGAACGACAAGAAGTACGGCGCTCCGGAATGTGGCGAAGACATGGTGTTCGACTTCGGCCAGTTGGTGGCGCACGTGTGCAAGACGCGCAATGCGCGCGCGGGCACCATCGTCGGCTCGGGCACGATCTCGAACAAGGATCGCAGCCGGGGCAGCGCGTGCATTGCCGAGAAGCGCATGCTCGAGACCATCGAGAAGGGCGCACCCGAGACGCAGTTCATGCGCTATGGCGATCGTGTCCGTATCGAGATGTTCGACGCGCAGGGCAAGTCGATCTTCGGCGCCATCGATCAGGCCGTGGCGCCGCTCGACGAGTAA
- a CDS encoding ABC transporter substrate-binding protein → MRNPVRTALLGAMLLALAGGAAAQVKIGVSISLTGPAASLGIPARNTITMLPTEIGGQKVDYIILDDASDTTTAVQNTKKLISENHVDAIIGSSITPNTLAMLDVIASGTTPTISLASSARIIEPVDAKRYWMFKTPQTDAQMASAIAEHASRHGVKTMAFIGQGDALGEAFYDEVAKFAALQKIKMVANERFARTDPSVTGQILKIMAANPDAVVVGAAGTPAALPPKALAERGYKGLVYHNHGVGNNDFLRVCGKDCNNTYLPASPVLVASQLPADHPAKTVALDYIKKYEAKYGAGTVAAFGSYAWDAGILLQRAIPIAVQKAKPGTPEFRKALRDALEQSKEVHVTNGVINMSTTDHLGLDQRARVMVKIENGKWLLAQ, encoded by the coding sequence ATGCGAAACCCCGTGCGCACTGCACTGCTGGGCGCGATGTTGCTGGCGTTGGCCGGTGGTGCCGCCGCTCAGGTGAAGATCGGCGTGAGCATTTCGCTCACCGGCCCGGCCGCCTCGCTCGGCATTCCCGCGCGCAACACCATCACCATGCTGCCGACCGAAATCGGCGGCCAGAAGGTCGACTACATCATTCTCGACGACGCCTCGGACACCACGACCGCCGTCCAGAACACCAAGAAGCTCATTTCCGAGAACCACGTCGACGCCATCATCGGCTCGTCGATCACCCCGAACACGCTGGCCATGCTCGACGTGATCGCCAGCGGCACCACGCCCACGATCTCGCTCGCCTCGTCCGCGCGCATCATCGAACCGGTCGATGCCAAGCGCTACTGGATGTTCAAGACGCCGCAGACCGACGCGCAGATGGCCTCCGCCATTGCCGAGCATGCGAGCCGGCATGGCGTGAAGACGATGGCCTTCATCGGTCAGGGCGACGCGCTGGGCGAAGCGTTCTATGACGAAGTTGCCAAGTTCGCCGCGCTGCAAAAGATCAAGATGGTCGCCAACGAGCGTTTTGCGCGTACCGACCCGAGCGTGACCGGTCAGATCCTGAAGATCATGGCCGCCAACCCCGATGCCGTCGTCGTGGGCGCTGCCGGTACCCCGGCCGCATTGCCGCCGAAGGCACTGGCCGAGCGCGGCTATAAGGGCCTCGTGTACCACAACCACGGCGTGGGCAATAACGACTTCCTGCGCGTTTGCGGCAAGGATTGCAACAACACGTACCTGCCGGCCAGCCCGGTGCTGGTGGCTTCGCAACTGCCGGCCGATCACCCGGCCAAGACGGTCGCGCTCGACTACATCAAGAAGTACGAAGCCAAGTACGGTGCGGGCACCGTGGCGGCGTTCGGTTCGTATGCATGGGATGCTGGCATTCTGCTGCAACGCGCGATTCCGATCGCTGTGCAAAAGGCCAAGCCGGGCACGCCGGAATTCCGCAAGGCACTGCGCGACGCGCTCGAACAGAGCAAGGAAGTGCATGTCACGAATGGCGTGATCAACATGAGCACGACCGATCACCTGGGGCTCGACCAGCGCGCCCGTGTGATGGTCAAGATCGAAAACGGCAAGTGGCTGCTGGCCCAGTGA
- a CDS encoding enoyl-CoA hydratase/isomerase family protein, whose product MSQDPYQHYSSLQFKRHPNGVLEVIMGAGANKSGLSTADHHMHRELADVWRDIDRDPDTRAVVIRGEGKGFSGGGDLSLVEDMADNFDVRARVWREARDLVYNVINCSKPIVSAMHGPAVGAGLVAGLLADISIAAKTARIIDGHTRLGVAAGDHAAIVWPLLCGMAKAKYYLLLCEPVSGEEAERIGLVSLTVDEADLLPKAFEVADKLARGSTTAIRWTKYALNNWLRSAGPSFDASLALEFMGFAGPDVREGIASLRERRAPDYSGDAPF is encoded by the coding sequence ATGTCGCAAGACCCCTATCAACACTATTCGTCGCTGCAATTCAAGCGGCATCCGAACGGCGTGCTCGAAGTCATCATGGGCGCGGGCGCGAACAAGAGCGGCCTGTCGACCGCCGACCATCACATGCATCGCGAACTGGCCGACGTGTGGCGTGATATCGATCGTGACCCTGATACGCGCGCCGTGGTGATTCGCGGTGAGGGCAAGGGCTTTTCGGGCGGTGGCGACCTGTCGCTCGTCGAAGACATGGCCGACAACTTCGACGTGCGTGCCCGCGTGTGGCGCGAGGCCCGCGATCTCGTCTACAACGTGATCAACTGCAGCAAGCCCATCGTCTCGGCGATGCACGGCCCGGCCGTGGGCGCGGGGCTGGTGGCCGGACTGCTGGCGGACATCTCGATTGCGGCGAAGACTGCGCGCATCATCGACGGTCACACGCGTCTTGGCGTGGCGGCGGGGGACCATGCGGCGATCGTCTGGCCGCTGCTGTGCGGCATGGCGAAGGCGAAGTACTACCTGTTGCTGTGCGAGCCCGTATCGGGCGAAGAAGCCGAGCGCATCGGGCTGGTATCGCTGACCGTGGACGAAGCCGATCTGTTGCCCAAGGCGTTCGAAGTGGCCGACAAGCTCGCGCGCGGTTCGACCACGGCGATTCGCTGGACCAAGTACGCGCTCAACAACTGGTTGCGCAGCGCTGGGCCGTCGTTCGATGCGTCACTTGCGCTGGAATTCATGGGCTTTGCCGGGCCCGATGTGCGTGAGGGTATTGCGTCCCTGCGTGAGCGCCGTGCGCCTGATTACAGCGGCGATGCACCGTTCTGA
- a CDS encoding PhaM family polyhydroxyalkanoate granule multifunctional regulatory protein — MSDSTSAMPNGFDILKKMWEAFSPPATFTSPLTQLMQSAAPLLDPNEIENRIAEMRAVEQWLTLNLNVLRSTIQAFEVQRATYATLRAFGNGGFGAAPSGEPAGFSPAAAGAAGAEQAASAFSQFAQAGGNFWRSPFAGSEPAQDVESQAHAPAPEPEPEPEPEPEAAETANESQQGGQSAVGAESPFAQASNAYGALDPSMWFNAMRAQFDQIAAAAQAAGVSATHMTEAAAAQMSEAAASATQATQAATKAATQAATDAAKAASGRTAPAAGKTASKTAASKTAARKPSKQTASAGGAKTSTKAPAKSAKAAKAAPSAKTSKAPGKVPPAVKSAEAKTSAKNAVKAPAKRAGKTTPWAW; from the coding sequence ATGAGCGATTCGACGAGTGCCATGCCCAACGGCTTCGACATTCTCAAGAAGATGTGGGAGGCGTTCAGTCCGCCCGCGACCTTTACGTCGCCGCTCACGCAGCTGATGCAGAGTGCCGCGCCGCTGCTCGATCCGAACGAGATCGAAAACCGGATTGCCGAAATGCGCGCCGTCGAACAATGGCTCACGCTCAACCTGAACGTGCTGCGCTCGACGATTCAGGCCTTCGAAGTGCAGCGCGCCACCTATGCCACGCTGCGGGCGTTTGGCAATGGCGGATTCGGCGCCGCGCCGTCGGGTGAGCCGGCGGGCTTCTCGCCGGCGGCTGCTGGGGCGGCGGGCGCCGAGCAGGCCGCGTCGGCTTTCTCGCAATTCGCACAAGCCGGTGGCAACTTCTGGCGTTCCCCGTTTGCTGGCTCGGAACCGGCACAAGACGTCGAATCGCAGGCGCATGCCCCTGCGCCGGAACCCGAACCGGAGCCCGAACCGGAACCGGAGGCGGCTGAGACGGCCAACGAGTCGCAGCAGGGCGGGCAGAGTGCAGTGGGCGCCGAATCGCCGTTTGCGCAGGCGAGCAACGCCTACGGCGCCCTCGACCCATCGATGTGGTTCAACGCCATGCGTGCGCAGTTCGACCAGATCGCTGCGGCAGCGCAAGCGGCGGGCGTATCGGCCACGCATATGACGGAAGCGGCCGCCGCCCAGATGTCCGAAGCGGCAGCCAGCGCGACGCAGGCGACGCAAGCGGCAACAAAGGCCGCGACGCAGGCCGCCACTGATGCGGCCAAGGCTGCCTCGGGTCGAACGGCACCTGCCGCTGGAAAGACCGCGAGCAAGACGGCGGCAAGCAAGACAGCCGCACGCAAGCCATCGAAGCAGACCGCATCCGCTGGCGGCGCGAAGACCTCGACCAAGGCACCGGCTAAGTCAGCGAAGGCGGCGAAGGCTGCGCCCTCCGCCAAGACCAGTAAAGCGCCGGGCAAAGTACCGCCGGCGGTGAAGTCGGCCGAGGCCAAGACGTCGGCTAAGAACGCCGTCAAGGCACCGGCGAAACGTGCTGGCAAAACCACACCGTGGGCTTGGTGA
- a CDS encoding patatin-like phospholipase family protein — MISGERTGLVLMGGGARAAYQVGVLAAIAAIQREVLPSRRAIPFPIVCGTSAGAINAAALASHADDFQHGVMKLDAVWRQFHAGQVFRADSLGMAGTGARWLAALSLGWALRRSPRSLFDWSPLAEMLRNAIRLERLPEVFASGALSALSVTALSYSSGKHVTFYQSGEPIQPWKRSLRLARAVPLTVEHLLASSAIPFLFPAIELDLDGQPEYFGDGSMRQIAPLSPPIHLGATRILIIGAAHGQYGLDSSGERIAGYPSLAQIGGQALASVFIDGLSADLERLQHINNVLRHVPAAQRESSGWRPIETLVISPSQRLEPIASRHLQQLPRAVRTMLGAIGADEARGAAFASYLLFESSYTQELIALGEADAYAQRDAIAAWLVAEADGTSPLDSVEAGAVGGVDMSANSSMASMSPTSADADQPAVGGDAA; from the coding sequence ATGATTTCAGGCGAACGTACCGGACTCGTCTTGATGGGGGGCGGCGCGCGTGCCGCGTATCAGGTGGGTGTGCTCGCGGCGATTGCCGCCATCCAGCGCGAAGTGTTGCCGTCGCGACGCGCGATCCCTTTTCCGATTGTCTGTGGCACCTCCGCCGGCGCGATCAACGCGGCGGCGTTGGCCTCGCATGCCGACGACTTCCAGCATGGCGTGATGAAACTCGACGCCGTGTGGCGCCAGTTCCACGCGGGGCAGGTGTTTCGTGCCGACTCACTCGGCATGGCAGGCACCGGTGCCCGTTGGCTCGCTGCGCTGTCGCTGGGTTGGGCGCTGCGCCGTTCGCCGCGCTCGTTGTTCGATTGGTCGCCACTTGCCGAGATGCTGCGCAACGCGATCCGTCTCGAACGGTTGCCTGAAGTCTTTGCCAGTGGCGCGTTATCGGCGTTGTCGGTGACCGCGTTGTCGTATTCGTCGGGCAAGCACGTCACGTTCTACCAGAGCGGTGAGCCGATCCAGCCTTGGAAGCGCTCGCTGCGGCTCGCGCGTGCCGTACCGCTGACCGTCGAACACTTGCTGGCATCGAGTGCGATTCCGTTTCTCTTTCCCGCGATCGAACTCGACCTCGATGGTCAGCCCGAGTATTTCGGGGATGGCTCGATGCGTCAGATCGCACCGCTCAGTCCGCCGATTCATCTGGGGGCCACGCGCATCCTGATCATCGGTGCGGCGCATGGGCAATATGGTCTCGACAGCAGTGGCGAGCGCATCGCCGGTTATCCGAGTCTCGCGCAGATCGGTGGTCAGGCGCTCGCGAGCGTGTTCATCGACGGGTTGTCCGCCGACCTCGAACGTCTGCAACACATCAACAACGTGCTGCGGCACGTGCCGGCGGCGCAGCGCGAATCGAGCGGCTGGCGGCCGATAGAGACGCTGGTGATTTCGCCGAGTCAGCGGCTGGAGCCGATTGCGTCGCGGCATCTGCAACAATTGCCGCGCGCCGTGCGCACCATGCTGGGCGCGATTGGCGCGGATGAGGCGCGTGGCGCGGCGTTCGCAAGTTATCTGTTGTTCGAGTCTTCGTACACGCAGGAGTTGATCGCCTTGGGCGAGGCCGATGCTTACGCGCAGCGCGACGCCATTGCGGCGTGGCTGGTGGCCGAAGCCGACGGCACGAGCCCGCTCGACAGCGTGGAAGCGGGGGCCGTGGGCGGCG